From a single Sphingosinicellaceae bacterium genomic region:
- a CDS encoding ABC transporter ATP-binding protein/permease yields MRDSAATNVGDPDFRTLRRFLPYLWPAGSPQLRMRVVVAMVLVLLAKATTLLMPFAYKGAIDRMSGSMTEGVQIAVALVVAYAGARFGGVLFDNLRNAIFERVGQTAARHLSQDVFAHIHRLSLRYHLERRTGALTRIVERGTKSIDTMLYFILFNIVPTVFELTAVCVIFWIKLGPGLVAATLVMVTAYILYTRKVTDWRNRMRREMVESDNKVSARAIDSLLNYETVKYFNAELHETRNYGVALERYTEASIKNAVSLASLNVGQALITNLMMAGAMGYTVWGWSQGKFTVGDVVLVNTLLAQLFRPLDMLGMVYREIKQGLIDMEQMFGLVDTPAEIADAPDATPLALSGAHLQFSHVDFSYEPRRQILHDVSFDIAPGKKLAVVGHSGAGKSTLSRILYRFYDIEKGAVTIDGQDLRKVTQDSLRRAIGIVPQDTVLFNDTIGYNIAYGHIGASQAEIETAARGAAIHDFILSLPDGYATTVGERGLKLSGGEKQRVAIARTILKDPALLILDEATSALDSATEADIQTALHDVSARRTTLVIAHRLSTVTDADEIIVMDAGRIVERGTHSVLMARDGAYAAMWNLQQAEAEAEQLQAAE; encoded by the coding sequence ATGAGAGATTCCGCGGCGACCAACGTCGGCGACCCCGACTTCCGGACCCTGCGCCGATTCCTGCCCTATCTGTGGCCGGCCGGCAGTCCGCAGCTACGCATGCGCGTCGTCGTCGCGATGGTGCTGGTGCTGCTCGCCAAGGCGACGACGCTGCTGATGCCGTTCGCCTACAAGGGCGCGATCGACCGCATGTCGGGATCGATGACCGAGGGCGTGCAGATCGCGGTCGCGCTGGTCGTCGCCTATGCCGGCGCTCGCTTCGGCGGGGTGCTGTTCGACAACCTCCGCAATGCGATCTTCGAGCGCGTCGGCCAAACCGCGGCGCGCCACCTCAGCCAGGACGTCTTCGCGCACATCCACCGGCTCAGCTTGCGTTACCACCTCGAGCGCCGCACCGGTGCCCTGACGCGGATCGTCGAGCGCGGCACCAAGTCCATCGACACGATGCTGTACTTCATCCTGTTCAACATCGTGCCGACGGTGTTCGAGCTGACCGCGGTGTGCGTGATCTTCTGGATCAAGCTCGGGCCCGGCCTGGTCGCCGCGACGCTGGTCATGGTGACCGCCTACATCCTGTACACCCGCAAGGTCACCGACTGGCGCAACCGCATGCGCCGCGAGATGGTCGAGAGCGACAACAAGGTTTCCGCGCGCGCCATCGACTCGCTGCTCAATTACGAGACCGTCAAGTATTTCAACGCCGAGCTTCACGAGACGCGCAACTACGGCGTGGCGCTCGAGCGCTATACCGAGGCTTCGATCAAGAACGCGGTGTCGCTGGCGTCGCTCAACGTCGGGCAGGCGCTGATCACCAACCTGATGATGGCGGGCGCGATGGGCTACACCGTCTGGGGCTGGAGCCAGGGCAAGTTCACCGTCGGCGACGTAGTGCTGGTCAATACGTTGCTGGCGCAGCTTTTCCGGCCGCTCGACATGCTCGGCATGGTCTACCGCGAGATCAAGCAGGGCCTGATCGACATGGAGCAGATGTTCGGCTTGGTCGACACGCCCGCCGAGATCGCCGACGCCCCCGACGCGACCCCGCTGGCGCTGAGCGGCGCGCATCTCCAGTTCAGCCACGTCGACTTCAGCTACGAGCCGCGCCGCCAGATCCTCCACGACGTGTCGTTCGACATCGCGCCGGGGAAGAAGCTCGCGGTCGTCGGCCATTCGGGCGCGGGCAAGTCGACGTTGAGCCGCATCCTTTATCGCTTCTACGACATCGAAAAGGGCGCGGTGACCATCGACGGCCAGGACCTGCGAAAGGTCACGCAGGACAGCCTGCGTCGCGCCATCGGCATCGTGCCGCAGGACACCGTGCTGTTCAACGACACCATCGGATACAACATCGCCTATGGCCACATCGGCGCCTCGCAGGCCGAGATCGAGACGGCTGCCAGGGGTGCGGCGATCCACGACTTCATCCTGTCGCTTCCCGACGGCTATGCGACGACGGTCGGCGAGCGCGGCCTCAAGCTGTCGGGCGGCGAGAAGCAGCGCGTCGCCATCGCCCGGACCATCCTCAAGGACCCGGCGCTGCTGATCCTCGACGAGGCGACCAGCGCCCTCGATTCGGCAACCGAGGCGGACATCCAGACCGCGCTCCACGATGTCTCGGCGCGCCGCACCACGCTGGTCATCGCGCACCGCTTGTCGACCGTCACCGACGCCGACGAGATCATCGTCATGGACGCCGGGCGCATCGTCGAGCGCGGCACCCACTCGGTGTTGATGGCCCGCGACGGGGCGTACGCGGCGATGTGGAATTTGCAGCAGGCGGAGGCCGAAGCGGAGCAGTTGCAGGCGGCGGAGTGA
- a CDS encoding energy transducer TonB encodes MFVAAVHLALVYALIVGLGIDVPEQMQASLQVFEVPPEVRPPPPRRLPARHATRRPRGAAAPPNIRSRATPVVAPPPVIPLVAPPLIVVAPVAGLGAEARSGAAPVRGPGTGSGGVGTGTGSGDAGTGDGDGGETPLVHIKGRITDADYPEAAAKLGIGGTVHVRFVVGVKGRVTDCRVTRTSGNTALDETTCRLIQQRFRYRPTMNASGKPIPDVVVGEHYWEIGERPVDGR; translated from the coding sequence ATGTTCGTCGCCGCTGTCCACCTCGCGCTTGTCTATGCGTTGATCGTCGGGCTTGGCATCGACGTGCCGGAACAGATGCAGGCGAGCCTGCAGGTGTTCGAGGTGCCACCTGAAGTCCGGCCGCCGCCGCCGCGCCGCCTCCCCGCCCGCCACGCGACTCGGCGGCCCCGAGGCGCTGCAGCGCCCCCGAACATCCGCTCGCGGGCGACGCCCGTAGTCGCGCCGCCACCGGTGATCCCGCTCGTCGCGCCGCCGCTGATCGTCGTCGCGCCGGTCGCTGGCCTCGGTGCGGAGGCGAGGTCGGGAGCGGCACCGGTGCGCGGCCCGGGCACCGGCAGCGGCGGAGTCGGCACCGGGACCGGCAGCGGCGATGCGGGCACCGGCGACGGCGACGGCGGCGAGACTCCGCTGGTCCACATCAAGGGCCGCATCACCGACGCGGATTACCCCGAAGCGGCGGCCAAACTCGGCATCGGCGGCACTGTCCATGTCCGCTTCGTCGTCGGGGTGAAGGGCCGCGTTACCGACTGCCGGGTCACCCGCACCTCGGGCAACACCGCACTCGACGAGACAACGTGCCGCCTGATCCAGCAGCGCTTCCGCTACCGCCCGACGATGAACGCAAGCGGCAAGCCGATCCCCGATGTCGTCGTCGGCGAGCATTACTGGGAGATTGGCGAGCGGCCGGTGGACGGGCGGTAA
- a CDS encoding ribose-phosphate pyrophosphokinase has protein sequence MKILAGNSNLELASAIGKYLDIPLTKASVRRFADEEVFVEIHENVRGEDVFVVQPTSAPANDNLMELLICIDALRRSSARRITAVVPYFGYARQDRKPGPRTPISAKLVANLITVAGANRVLSVDLHAGQIQGFFDIPTDNLFAAPVMSADIEARLGKGAELTVVSPDVGGVVRARALAKRLGNSPLAIVDKRREKPGESEVMNIIGDVQGRMCVLVDDIVDSAGTLCNAAAALMEAGATGVTAYVTHGVLSGGAVARVEGSALSELVITDSIAPLEAVKAAKKIRIITIAPLFAEAMRRTSEESSVSSLFD, from the coding sequence GTGAAAATTCTCGCTGGGAACAGCAACCTCGAACTCGCCAGCGCGATCGGCAAGTATCTCGACATTCCGCTGACCAAGGCAAGCGTCCGGCGCTTCGCCGACGAGGAGGTCTTCGTCGAGATCCACGAGAACGTCCGCGGCGAGGATGTCTTCGTCGTCCAGCCGACGAGCGCGCCCGCCAACGACAATCTGATGGAGCTGCTGATCTGCATCGACGCGCTGCGGCGCTCGTCGGCGCGCCGGATCACCGCGGTGGTGCCGTACTTCGGCTACGCCCGGCAGGACCGGAAGCCCGGCCCGCGTACGCCGATCTCGGCCAAATTGGTCGCCAACCTGATCACCGTGGCGGGGGCCAACCGCGTGCTGTCGGTCGACCTGCATGCCGGGCAGATCCAGGGCTTTTTCGACATTCCGACCGACAATCTGTTCGCCGCACCGGTGATGAGCGCCGATATCGAGGCGCGGCTCGGCAAGGGCGCAGAGCTGACCGTGGTGTCGCCCGATGTCGGAGGCGTGGTCCGGGCGCGGGCGCTGGCCAAACGCCTCGGCAACTCACCGCTCGCGATCGTCGACAAGCGCCGCGAAAAGCCCGGCGAATCGGAGGTCATGAACATCATCGGTGACGTCCAGGGCCGGATGTGCGTGCTCGTCGACGACATCGTCGATTCGGCGGGCACCTTGTGCAACGCCGCGGCCGCGTTGATGGAGGCAGGGGCCACGGGCGTTACCGCCTACGTCACTCACGGCGTGCTGTCGGGCGGCGCGGTGGCGCGTGTCGAGGGTTCGGCGCTGAGCGAGCTGGTGATCACCGACTCGATCGCGCCGCTCGAGGCGGTCAAGGCGGCGAAGAAGATTCGCATCATCACCATCGCACCGCTGTTCGCCGAGGCCATGCGGCGGACGTCGGAAGAAAGCTCGGTGTCGAGCCTGTTCGACTGA
- a CDS encoding glycine zipper 2TM domain-containing protein, whose product MLGKIITSFAAIATLATATVPVAVSAYDHDRYDNQRGDYYNNGYNHGRDRHGYRNNDRRGYYGRNDYRGRCKNNGSTGTIVGAIAGGLLGNGIAGRGDRTLGTVVGAGGGALAGRAIDRSGSHRC is encoded by the coding sequence ATGTTGGGCAAGATAATCACCAGTTTCGCGGCAATCGCGACGCTCGCCACCGCGACGGTGCCGGTGGCCGTCAGCGCCTACGACCACGACCGCTATGACAACCAGCGCGGCGACTATTACAACAACGGCTACAATCACGGCCGCGACCGTCACGGCTACCGCAACAACGACCGTCGCGGCTATTACGGTCGCAACGACTACCGCGGCCGCTGCAAGAACAATGGTTCCACCGGCACAATCGTCGGCGCGATCGCCGGTGGCCTGCTCGGCAACGGCATCGCAGGCCGCGGCGACCGCACCCTTGGCACCGTCGTCGGTGCGGGTGGCGGTGCGCTCGCCGGACGTGCCATCGACCGCAGCGGTAGCCATCGCTGCTGA
- the pgeF gene encoding peptidoglycan editing factor PgeF produces MAEFPEPEAVELVTAPALAGTRHGFLGRRGGVSTGIYASLNCGLGSDDDRAAVVENRARALAAVAPGASLVTLHQVHSPTVVTVTVPFADADRPHADGMVTDRPGLALAILAADCAPVLFADVEAGVIGAAHAGWRPALHGVLPATIDAMVALGADRGRIAAAIGPTIGRRSYEVDDGFRGKFIADDERHDDFFTPGRAGHHQFDLEGFIVRRLAEAGLSRITALGLDTYADPGRWFSYRRTTHAGEGDYGRQISMIALG; encoded by the coding sequence ATGGCTGAGTTTCCTGAGCCTGAAGCTGTCGAATTGGTCACCGCGCCGGCGCTCGCGGGCACGCGCCACGGCTTCCTCGGGCGGCGGGGCGGCGTCTCGACCGGGATCTACGCCAGCCTCAACTGCGGCCTCGGGTCGGACGACGACCGCGCCGCTGTCGTCGAAAATCGGGCCCGCGCGCTGGCCGCCGTTGCCCCGGGCGCGAGCCTCGTCACCCTCCACCAGGTCCACAGCCCGACCGTCGTCACCGTCACCGTGCCGTTCGCGGACGCCGACCGGCCCCACGCCGACGGTATGGTCACCGACCGGCCGGGCCTCGCGCTGGCAATCCTGGCCGCCGACTGTGCGCCGGTGCTGTTCGCCGATGTCGAGGCGGGGGTTATCGGGGCGGCGCACGCGGGCTGGCGGCCGGCGCTGCATGGCGTGCTGCCCGCGACGATCGACGCGATGGTCGCGCTCGGGGCGGACCGCGGCCGGATCGCGGCGGCGATCGGCCCGACCATCGGGCGGCGCAGCTACGAGGTCGACGACGGCTTCCGCGGCAAGTTCATCGCCGACGACGAGCGCCACGACGACTTCTTCACGCCGGGCCGTGCCGGGCACCACCAGTTCGACCTCGAGGGCTTCATCGTGAGGCGGCTGGCGGAGGCCGGGCTGAGCCGGATCACGGCGCTCGGGCTCGACACCTATGCGGACCCGGGGCGCTGGTTCAGCTACCGGCGCACGACGCATGCGGGAGAGGGCGACTATGGGCGCCAGATCTCGATGATAGCGCTCGGATAG
- a CDS encoding GNAT family N-acetyltransferase: MTATYRDGTVDDAAAVRAVYIESFDGMFRHLYAAEDYNAFIAGQGEETFRGQLGDPAYAFRLAEDDGRLVGFCKLGPPSLPYDPVGRGCIELRQLYLLEAAKGTGIGVVLMDWALAEARRRGNAELWLSVFGDNHRARRLYARYGFEEVRPFKFMVGNHADDELLCRLKLDG; encoded by the coding sequence ATGACCGCGACCTACCGCGACGGCACCGTCGACGACGCGGCCGCCGTGCGCGCGGTCTACATCGAGAGCTTCGACGGCATGTTCCGGCACCTCTACGCCGCCGAGGATTACAACGCCTTCATCGCCGGCCAGGGCGAGGAGACGTTCCGCGGCCAGCTCGGCGATCCCGCCTACGCCTTCCGCCTCGCCGAGGACGACGGCCGACTGGTCGGCTTCTGCAAGCTCGGGCCGCCGTCGCTGCCCTATGACCCGGTCGGGCGCGGCTGCATCGAGCTGCGCCAGCTGTACCTGCTCGAAGCCGCCAAGGGGACCGGCATCGGGGTCGTGCTGATGGACTGGGCGCTGGCCGAGGCGCGGCGGCGCGGCAACGCGGAGCTGTGGCTGTCGGTGTTCGGGGACAACCACCGCGCCCGGCGGCTGTACGCGCGCTACGGCTTCGAGGAAGTCCGCCCGTTCAAGTTCATGGTCGGCAACCACGCCGACGATGAGCTCCTGTGCCGGCTGAAGCTCGATGGCTGA